The nucleotide sequence GCTGCCGCCATTTCAGCCTAGGAGACttcagccatctgggaagtcgGTGAGTGACCCGCCAGGGCTGTGAGGAGTGGAGGACTGCATGAACCACATTCCTGGCTTTAGCTtctccatggagagaggggatACTGGACTTAGATCTGGCTCGGGGGTCCTGAGCTCTGCTCCTGCCCCTTCTTCCGCCCAGGGACCTGGCCTTGAGTGTGGCTGCCCTGTCCTACAATCTCTGGTTCCGGTGCCTCTCCTGCGTGGACATGAAGCTGGTGAGAAGCACAGGGGAGAGCGGGGAGGGTGGGTCAGTGGGCAGCCCGCTgagctctctctcccactctggttTTCAGAGCCTTGAGGTCTCAGAACAGATTCTGCACATGATGAATCAGTCATCCCACCTGGAGGAGCTGGTGCTGGAGACCTGTGGCCTGAGGGGGTAGGGGGGACAGGGCTTGGGTTGGAGAGACTAGTGGCCTGGGGAGGAGCGGGGAATCCAGGCTCAAAGCTTCAcacatggggggggggggtgtggtcTGGTCCCCAGAGACTTTGTCCGGCGACTGGCCCAGGCACTGGCGGGACACACCAGCTCGGGACTGCGGGAGCTCAGCCTGGCTGGGAACCTGCTGGATGACCGAGGTACACCTGAGCCTGGGGAAGCCCTGGGGGCTGGTGCTGGAGGTGATGAGACCCACACGGCTACTACCCCCATCCCGCAGGTGTGGCTGCCCTTAGCAGACACCTAGAGAAGCATCCTGGAGCCCTGAGGAGACTCAGCCTAGCGCAGACTGGGTTGACGCCGCGAGGTAGGCAGGCCCGAGGATGGTGTGGGGTGGtggagctgggaggtggggtcTCCTGATGGTGAGCCCCCGTCCTCCATCACCAGGAATGAGGGCTCTAGGCCGGGCACTGGCTTCCAATTCAGCCTTTGACTCTGCCCTGATCCACTTGGACCTTTCCGGGAACCCCGGGGCACTGGGGGCTTCGGAGGACCGTGGGGTGAGTGGCTGTCTTTAGGGAGGTGATTGGGGATGCCGCCACAGGCAGTGGGGTGTTGGGAAGCTCTTGGTGGAGTGATCCCTGACTCTTTCCCATCTCCATCCTCCCGCCAGGGCCTCTATAGTTTCCTGAGCCGTCCTAACGTTCTGACGTTCCTGAATCTCGCAGGCACCGACACGGCCCTGGACACTGTGAGTGGGGGGTGATGTGTAGGGCTGGGCAGGCCTGTGGCCCAAGGGCGACTGGAGGCTGGGTGCTCAGTCCTCCGGCCGGTGTAGCCCACAACCTCCTCTCACAGCTCTTCGCGGCGCTGTCCCGCGGCGGCTGCTCCAGCCTGGCGCACCTAGACGCCTCGAGGAACGTCTTCTCCCGCACGtaagggggcggggcgggagggggcAGGACTCTGCCGGACCCCGCCTCCCCGCGCCAGGACGCCCACtctgcccactccccaccccaggaaGTCCAGGGCTGTGCCCGACGCTCTGCAACTCTTCCTCAGCCGCGCCGGGACGCTTCGGCACctgggcctggcgggctgcaaacTGCCACCCGACGCACTCAGGTCAGTGTCCCATGCCCTCACCTGTCGGCCAACACCCAGGCTTCACCTCGGCACCTCACTCCGCTCTTACCGCACCCTTGATCTCCCGGGCATCGTTCCTTCTTGCTGTTCGCGCTCTGCTCTGGGGACCCTTCTCCCAGCTTCCGCTATCCCCTGTGACACCCTCTCCCAGGGCGCTTCTGGAAGGCCTGGCGCTCAACACGCACCTGAATGACCTACACCTGGACCTCAGCGCGTGTGAGGTGAGCAGCCTGCCTGGAGCCGCGGGACTTGCCCTTTGGGGCTGGGGCTGCAAGGTGGGAGTGCTGGACCGTTGGGCTCCTGATCCTCCCCACCTGTGGCCTGTTGGCCTGAGCACGCTCCACTTCCCACCTTCAGCTGCGCTCAGCGGGTGCTCAGGTGATACAAGACTTGGTGTGTGATGCTGGCGCAGTGAGCTCCCTGGATCTGGCAGATAATGGTGAGGCCGCCCGGAAACCcatcctcccaccacccaccaAATTCCCACCCCCCGCAGCCTCGCCTTGTGTGTGACCGGAGCCACCCCCCCAGGCTTTGGCTCAGACATGGTGACTCTGGTGCTGGCCATCGGGAGGAGTCGGTCCCTGCGACACGTGGCGCTTGGAAGGAACTTCAACGTCCGGTGCAAGTGAGCCCCCATCCCCGTCCTGGGCCTCCCAACTGCACCCCACCACCCGGGTCTTCTGCCAACTGCTGCCCCCGCCCACAGGGAGACCCTGGACGACGTCCTGCACCGGATTGTTCAGCTCATGCAGGATGACGACTGTGTGAGTTCACGGGACCACGTGGGATCCTCAGGCAATGGCTTCTGAGACCCGTCCTCCTTGCTGGCCCCTGACTCCAACTGCAAATGGCTTTCTCTTAACCCCAGCCCCTGCAGTCTCTGTCTGTGGCTGAGTCACGGCTGAAGCTGGGCGCCGGTGTCCTGCTCCGGGCCCTGGGCACCAATCCTAACCTGACAGCCCTGGATATCAGCGGCAACGCCATGGGGGACACGGGTGCCAAGATGCTGGCCAAGGCGCTTCGGGTTAACACGAGGCTCAGGTGGGCGGGGTCACAGGGGTGGGACCAACGGGGGAAGAGGGCGTGTATGGAGGGGTTTACTGGGGTAGGGCTGAATGAAGCAGAGCAGGTGGAGCTCAGCGGTGCTAATGAAAAGGCCAGAGGGGTTGGGAGCTCCTTGCAGAGCTCCGTCCCCGACTAAAGCCCAGCCTGGCCCAGGTCTGTGGTCTGGGACCGGAACCACACATCTGCTCTGGGCCTGCTGGACGTGGCACAGGCCCTGGAACAGAACCACAGCCTGAAGGCCATGCCTCTGCCACTGAACGATGTGGCCCAGGCTCAGCGCAGCCGTCCTGAACTGACAGCACGGGCCGTGCATCAGGTAGGGGTTCCCTCTCTTCCCCTGCCTTGCCCTGTGCCTTGGTCCTGCCCTACCACTTCTCAGGCTCTCTTGTGCCCAGATTCAAGCCTGTCTCTTGAGGAACAATCGCACAGACCACACCTCTACTGACTGCACCTCCTGCCCGAAGCCCCTGGGTCTGGGGTCAGACCCCTCCGAACAGGTCAGAGTTCCCCTACTGAGCCTTGAACACCAACAGACTGTAGAGAATGGGGAGGGTTGTGGCTGCTGAGAGACACCATGAGTCTGAGGGTAGCCAGTGTGCCTGAATCCTACTGTCCCAGACAAGTCCTTCTCCTTGATCTGCAGTGGAACTGATAGCTCTTGAAATAGCTCCCCCAGATAACACTACTAGCTGCcttttgaaagcttttttttttttttttttcaatttaaaaaaactggGCGTGGGGAGGCTACTGCACACAGCTGATTTGCGAGATATCATTTCTCTAACTAAGgaatgaacccaggcccctgcagtgaaagcatggagtcttaaccattggaccacaggAAATTCCCTTAAATCATTTAAATAGGCTCCCTAGTTAAAGACAGGAGGTATTTTAAATCCTCAATCAGTTCTCCCCATCCCCAACTGTAGCCCCACTTGTGAATTTCCCTCTCTGTTGTGGCCCAACCCAAAGACCCTTCTTCTGGCTTCATCTCCCTCCACTACTTGGTGAGATGTTCCCCATCCACCTGTTCCAAAATCCCACTTCTCTCCCAAGCTCCAGAGCCCAGGCATCTTGACAACTTCAGAGCTTCACATTCTACAAATGATCTCGCCATTTCTCACAAAACTCTTCTACTCTGGAGCCCAGTCTCACTGGTGCCCACACCCACCAAGTGCTGTGGACAGAGCTTCAGTCCAGGTCTCTCTTGGCCACATTGCAGCCCCCACAGACCTCCTTGGTTCTGCATCTTGACCCATTCTCAAACACCGCTCCTTACTCCCACTCAACTATCCTTTGCTTCCCCCTTGTCTCTCCTTCACAGCTCCTCACTCGCATTTCTCTCCATTCCTCAATCTGTCCTCTAGGTCGATGATGAACAGATTGAACTTCTAAAACACTGACATGACTAACCACTCTTTTCCTTCCTATTCTGGACGTTTAGGAAGTATATATAATGTCCCTGCAATGAATCAAAGGAGACACTGCTCTCCCTTCTTGAACAGATAAGATTCCCAAGTGACTGTCCTGATGGTGTCAGCTTCAGGACCTCACCCACCCTGCAGAGACCTTGGGAAGGGGGCAGTCAGGATCTGGGGCCAGGGAGGGGACCAGGCTACAATTGAGTCCTCTTGCCCCCCAGGAAGTGAATGAACTGTGTCAGTCGGTGCAGGAGCACGTGGAGTTGCTGGGCTgtggggctggaccccagggtGAAGCTGCTGTGCACCAGGCTGAGGATGCCATCCAAAATGCCAACTTCTCTCTCAGCGTGAGCACTCCCTCCCACCACGAGGACGCTTCCCTCTTAGTTAGAGGTCAGCTTGCAACTCCTTTTCTTCCTTGGCCTCCAGATTCTCCCCATTCTCTATGAGGCTGGAAGTTCCCCAAGCCACCAATGGCAGCTGCGGCAGAAGCTGGAGGGCCTACTGGGACAGGTGGGAGAGGTGTGCCGCCGGGACATTCAGGTGAGATAGTGCCCTGGCCCCAGCTGCCCCCCTTCCCCATATGCAGCCTTGACCCCCATCCAGAGGTGTGACTGTGGTATCCCGAGTCTGTGGTAACCCCCAGTGTTCTTTGGGTGTTTGGAGCCCCAAGCCAGTGAGGCTGGGCCCCGGCCACAAAACTCACTGTGCTCTGACCTTCGACCAGGACTTCACTCAGGCCACATTGGACACAACAAGGAGTCTCTGCCCACAGACATTGCAGGGTCCCAGGTGGAGGGAGCAGCTAGAAGGGGTCCTTGGGGGCTCAAGGGGTCTCCCAGAGCTGCTCCCAGAGCACCTGCTGCAAGATGCCTTCACTCGGCTCAGGTAGGCTGGATTGGGTTGGGCAGGACCGGGCTAGACTGGATAAAGACAGCACACTAACCCCTGTCCTCTGTTACCATCAGGAACATGCGCCTGTCAGTCACAGGGACCTTGGCAGAGAGCATTGTGGCTCAGGCTGTGGCAGGTCTGAGTGCAGCCCGGGATCGGCTGGTGAGGAGGAACTGTgggcttacacacacacacagacacacacacacctggtcaCTGCCTTGCAGGGGTTCTGTAATGTCTTGAGCAGGGATTATGTGCTTACATACACACATGGCCACTGCATTGCAGAGATTCTGTAATGTCTTTTGGGGTCATGTAGCCCAGTATTTAGGGGTTCTCTTAGCACTCATAGGACTATGGCTGAGGCCCTGTCTCCCCATCTTTGGGGTGCCTGGTATTGCAGGTGGAGAGTCTGGCTCAACAGGCAACAGAGGCAATGCCCCCTGTCATACCGGCCCTAGATGGAGATGAGTCCAGCCCCCTTGGGCCTGGGGAATTGGAAGGTCTTTTCTTCcctgaggagaaagaaaaggatgatGAAGAGGAGCAGAAGGTAGGTGGTCGCGGAACCCTGGGCCTAGAACACTAGATCTTCCCATCTTGTTCTGGAGTATGGACCCCAGGCTGAGTTTGTGCCCTCCTCACCAGGATGAAAGTCCTCCACAGAAATGGCCTGAATCACTCCACTGTCTTCATCTGGACTCCTCCACTCACAGTAAGTCAGGGCCCCAGGGGAAGAGTTACTCAGGTTGGACTAAAGTTCCATTAGATAGACCTGGCCACCTGGACACAATATATTCATCTCTGCCCTGGGAACTCCCTGACCGTTGAGTGGGCCAGGCCAAGACCCCGTACAACTATGAAGTTGGGGTCAGTTAGCACAGGGTGGGACCTCAGACCAGGGCCGGGACACAGTCTTCTCTCGATTCGTTCCCTACTCTACCGCCCCCTCCCTTTCCAACCCGCGGGATGCGCATGTCTGGCGGCGTCGCGGGGCCGCGCGCCGCTCGGGGCCGCGCTCAGCACCACGGACAGCGGCagcgggggaggggcgggcagggGGGCGGGCGGCGtagcccagcccctccccacgccCTGGGCGGGTCCCCCGCCACCCTAGCGCCACTGCCaccgctgctgccgccgccgccacctCCCCGGGCTTGGCGCTCGGTGCTCTTCTGGTGCACTCCACTCAGGTGCTGCTGAGGAGCTAGAGCCGGAGCCCGAGCTGGCGGCTCCGGGGGAAGATGCAGAGCCGCAGGCGGGGCCATCCGCTCGTGGCTCGCCGAGCCCCGCCGCCCCAGGGCCCCCGGCCGGCCCGTTGCCTCGCATGGACCTGCCGCCCTCCGGGCAGCCCCTGCGCCATCCGACCCGGACCCGACCGCGGCCGCGGCGCCAGCACCACCACCGCCCGCCGCCGGGGGGCCCCCAGGTGAGCGCCCTACCCCCATTCCAGAGCTCGTGGAATTAGGGGTCTCAGGCGGCCCATTCGCTCTTAAGGGTGATGGCTGGCAgggaggtgggtggtggggtCACGCAGCCGAGTTCTAGCGTCTTCCTGGCCACCCCCTTCCTCAAGCCATGCTCATGCGGGGTCACGAGTGTGTGGATTTCGTTGGGGGAGCGCCTGGGGTAGGACTCTGCCTTGGGTTGGCTGCTGCACGGGTAGATGTGTGAGAGGGGGTGTCTGTCTTACCCTCCCAACCCCAGGGTTACTGAAAGatgctgccccctcctcccatgGGGACAGTCCTGCGTCTACCCCACGTCCAGCGCGGGTGTATGTGTGGGCTGGGTACTGGCGCGGGTCGTGGGCACAGGGCCGGAGGTGGGGAGGAGCCTGCTTGAGGCCCCCCAGAGGGTCTGACGCAGCAGCAGGCGCCGCTGAGCCGGCAGCAGGccgagtggggtgggggtggagggtacTGCAGGGACTGTTTGGAGCAGAGAGGGTGGCAAGTGGGAACGTGCGACCCAGGGGACACCTGGGTTTTAGTCTGCTGGTGACCAGGTGGTTTGGGGTGTTTAGGATACTCAGTGGGATGAGAATGGGTGTGAGCTGTGTACGTCCAGGGCCAAGTACAGGTGAGGGGGGTATGTGAAACCAGCATCTCTGCCCGGCCGCTGGACAGTGGGGGAGCTCGTAACAGCAGCTCCAAAGGGTCACTGCAGCTCCCAGGTCCTGGAGTTGCCCAGAGCCTGCCGCTGGACAAGGAAGGTGGGAAGAAGTCACAACTGAACTCAGCCCTTTAACCCTGTGGTGTCTCTcaggtgcccccagccctgccgcAGGAAGGGAATGGGCTCAGTGCCCGCGTGGATGAGGGCGTGGAGGAATTCTTCTCCAAAAGGCTGATCCACCAGGATCGCCTGTGAGTAAGGGGCAGTTGCaagggtgggggagagggtgggctgCTCCATGGGCCTTCCCACTCACTGCTGACTGTTCCCACAGCTGGGCCCCCGAGGAGGACCCGGCAGCCGAGGGAGGTACCACCCCTGTGCCCCGTACACTTCGCAAGAAGCTGGGCACCCTCTTTGCCTTCAAGAAGCCTCGTTCAACACGTGGGTCACGACCTGATCTTGAGACCAGCCCTGGCGCGGCTCCCCGCTCTCGAAAAACCACACTCGGGGACTTGCTTCGACCACCGGCCCGTCCTGGCCGTGGTGAGGAGCCTGCTGCAGGGGCCGAGGGGGGCACCAGCAGCCCAGACCCAACCCGCAGGAGTCGGCCTCGATACACCCGCGAAAGCAAGGCATACTCCCTGATACTGCTCCCtgctgaggaggaggagacagtggGTGCCAGGCCCGACAAGGTGAGGCCTGGTGACCAGGAGCAAGGGCTCCCCTGGAACGGTTGGGGCAGCAGGCCCTCTCACCACTCGGTGTCTCTGTCCCCAGCGGCGGCCCCTGGAGCGGGGAGACACAGAGCTGGCCCCATCCTTTGAGCAGCGAGTACAAGTGATGCTGCAGAGGATCGGTGTGAGCAGAGGCAGTGGGAGTGCCGAAGGCAAGAGGAAGCAAGTGAGTTGGAAAGGGGTGCTGTGGGAAATGAGGCAGGTGACACGCGGCTAGCTTTATGTGGGTGATTTATGTGACCAGGAGACTCCTGACAGGTCTGTCAGATTCACCCTTTCTTCCCTCTTGGTTTCCGCTCTGACCCAGGCCACCAGTATCTCCTCCTTGCAGTGGTGACAGTCCCATTCTCTGCAGATCTAATAGAAATCTGACTTTTGAAAGTCATCTTCATTTGAAACAGCAAATCCTCTAGGGGACTTGACTCCTAATCCTGCCTCAGGGCCCAACGGGGCCTCAGCCCTGGTCACTGCCTTCATCTCACTGCTGTCAACCACAGCTGCATCTCAGGACCTCCATACAGGCTCCGCTGTCTGGAACTCCTCTCTGCCCCACTTTCAGCCTCTCACCACCATCCAAAGGCTACACAAggtccctccctcttcctccatctGTTTCCCTATGGACCTTCCTTGACTCTTCCATGCATCCTGCTAATGCCACTCTCTGATCACAGTTCCTAGTAAGAATCACCACCCTATGGACTAACCCTATAATAACTTTGCAGGAAAATCAAAACACATGTGAAGTGAGACTCAGCTTGAATTTAGAAACACTAAGTTATAGGAAGTGAATCACAGAACTGAGAAGTCACTGTATGTGTTTGTGCCTGCATATGCTTCTGTGTTAACTGTCCGCCACCACAGACCGAGCTCCAAGACCAGGACTGGGTCTGCCATGTTCTTGCCCAACCCATGGTGGCTGTTAGTGGCAGATACAGAACAATAATACATAAGAAAACAAGGCTAGCATGAGGGTGGGACAGGACTAAGCTTGACTTCCCTGTTTCCCACAGagcaaagatggagaaatcaagaaggctggctcagatggtaagtgGGACCCTGGGCTGGTGCAGTACATTTTGGGGGAGGAAGAGACAGTCCACAGGGATTTGCTCTCCTGGGGGTAAGAGGAGTAGAAGCCATGTTTTTTCTTCCCCTCACTAAGGTCTGGTGCCTAAGCCCCCGACTCTGCCTTTGCAGGTGACATTATGGACAGTTCCACAGAGGCTCCTCCCATCTCGATCAAGTCCCGCACCCATTCAGTGTCTGCTGGTGAGTGAGAGCCACAGTGCTGGGGAGCACGTGGGGACAGACAAGCTGCAGGGGATCGGACCATTGCCTGACCCAGGCCTTGGCTGACACCCCTCTCCCCACAGACCCTTCATGCAGACCTGGGCCAGGGGGCCAAGGGCCTGAGTCTGCCACCTGGAAGACACTGGGGCAACAGTTGAATGCAGAGCTCAGAGGCCGTGGTTGGGGCCAACAGGATGGTCCGGGCCCCCCGTCCCCATGTCCAAGCCCAAGCCCCCGAAGATCCAgtccctccccagacagcctggGCCTCCCAGAGGATCCCTGCTTAGGCTCCAGGAACGAAGGTAAGCAAATACCCCAGCTTCCACTCAATACTGGGCTAGGGACTGGAGGAGTCCCCTCTGGGAACTCAGACCCTGAAGGTGGGAGGCAAGGGTGGCTGTTGGGCCCACACCCTGACCCCCCTGGCCTCCCCCAGATGGCTGGCTGAGGCCGCAGCCCCGTTTGGCAGGGCGACGAGCAGTGTCTGTGCATGAGGACCAGCTCCAGGCCCCTGCTGGTGAGGGGGAAACACCTCCCTGTGGGCTGGAATACAGAAGGAGATGGGGGAAGAGTGGGCTCCCTTTGTGGCTCTGGTCCTTGAAGGGCCACCAGTGTCCTGAGGGGTTGAAAAATTGGAGGCAGAAGGCTAGGAGCCACCACTGCCGGGGATGGGAGGgtgaggggaaggcagaggcTCCAAAGACAAGTAAGTGTTGGGAGGGGGGCCCTTAGCATCCCTTCCCAGGTCTGTCTGTATCCCACAGACCGGCCCCTGCGGCTACAGCGCTCCCCTGTCCTCAAGCGCAGGCCAAAGCTTGAGGCGCCTCCATCTCCAAGCATAGGTAAGGGGGGCCAGGGCCAGCTGGGAGGGCGGCAGGGCTGCTTGGTTCAGTCCTAACcgttcctctctccctctctttctgtgCAGGATCTGGCCTTGAAGCCGAGCCTCTACCCACCCAGTCTACAGAGCCCTCCAGCCCACCCTCCCCAACCACAAACCAAAGAGGCGGCGGCCCCAACCCCTGACCTCTTCCTTTCTGCCGCAtgagattattttattaaaaaactcaAAGGAAGCTAGTGTGGAGCTTTGTTTATCCGCCCCCAGGCCTGGACCTGTGCACGTATCCTCCTATGAGCCCTCACATCTGGGTCAGTTCAGAGTCTGGCTGTGGCTCCATCAAAAAGTGCAAGGCCCAGGCCACGAGCTGGGGAGGGAGCCTGAGAAGAGAACCAAGGTTTTAGGTCAGGGGGACGGGGACAGGCAACTAAGACAGCAGGGGCAGCCCCAGGCACTCACCTGGCAGCCTGCACCTGGGCACACAGGGAGGGGCAAGGTGGCCTGTACTCATACTGGAAGGCAGAACCATCACGATGCCTCTCTGGGGGGTCCTGAAGGGGACATGGTGTCTGTAAAGGGGCCAAAAAGGCCTCTAACCTCACCCAAggctgccccagcccccagcccagctctaCCCAAGGTCCACCCACTTCTACCCTCCAGCTGTGGGGGGCTGTGCTCACCCAGACACAGCTGGACTCCAGGGCTCCCTTGGTGGTTCTTGTCCTTGGAGAATGATGCAAGGTCTTGGGGGGTAACCCAAGCTCTTTGAACTCCAGGCTAGGTTTCTGGGCCCTGCTTACATGGGCCTGGTGTATACTGGGGGCATGGCCAAGGCGTGACAGGCTTGGGGTACAGCTCAGGAGTGGGGTGTTGGGTATACTGCTGGGGTGTGGGGACCCGGGGGGCAGGGAGCCGTGGGCTGAGCAGATGGTTGACAGGGGCTGGGAGCTGCCCTTCTGTACTGGGTCTGGAGCAGCCAAGGGCAGAGGAGGCAGAAGGCTGACGCTGGCACTGTTCTCCTTTGACAGCAGGTGGCTGGGTATGGCAGGGGTTCCTAAGGAGGAGGGGGACTCACCATGGGCACAGTCCCCTCAGCTCAGATCAGCTGAAGGACCTGTGAGCGGAGGCTTGCAGGGACTGTGTTCACCCCCGCCCAGCTGGGTACCCTTTCAGAGCCCAGGCACCTAATTGATTGACAGCAGCAAGAACATGGGGCCTGAGCATCACCTTACCTGAGGAACTGGgcgaggaaggaggggaggagatcAGACTCAGCGACAGGTCCTGCAGAGCCAGGTGTGATGGGGATCGCTCAgggcctgggggtggagggggcttATCAGCACTGGGGGCACTGGGCAGGCTTACCTCCCTCTTGACCTCTCCAATCCTCCTTACCCTGTACCCTCTGAGTTGGGCCCAGAGAGCTCAGGATTTGCTGGTCATTCTCAGAGATGTGCAGCCGTAGGCTGGGGACAGTGTACACAGCTTCTCCCTGTGGGATGAGAACGTTCAGTCTGGGCCCTTGCCCAACTTCCCACGCTGACATTTCCCAAGAGAAGCCCCAGACTGACCGTGGCTCTGCAGCGAGAGGCAGCCCAGGGTGTGATGGGGGCTGCCGTGTCAGGACCTGCCAGTATCAGACAGCTCTCAGCCAGGCGCACTAGTGCCTTCTGATGCTCCTGGTCCACCTCTACCTCATTCAGAAGCTGGGACAGTGAAAGACCTAGGGCAGGGGATCAGAGGATGGGCTGAAgctcagaggaggaggggaagctTTACTAAGGAAGCAGTGGGGTTGCCGGTTACCTGTATTGGATGACGTGGACTCTGAAAGGTGCTCCCTAGAGAAACAGAGGGGACAAGTCTGAGGGACAATCCTGAAGCCTACCTACACAGATCTGTCACCCCCTGACTGAACCACACCTGACCCAAGAAAACCAACCCCACACTCACTCCAAGCAGTCACAGAGCTTTTTCCGCACATCTGGGTCCTCGTTGCTGGAAAAGAGGAGTGGTAGGCAGTCACTGTTCTTTATGAATCACAGCCTGGTCATGGTGAAGGGGCGTAACTCTGTGAAGCTAGAGCCATGCTtgaagggccacccaagacaggtgaagtgaagtgaagactTCACAGAAGTGAAGACTTCTGACAAAacttggtccactggaggagaaaatggcaacccactccagtattcttgcctggagaaccccatggacagtatgaaaggcaacaaggtatgacactggaagatgagccccgcCTTCCCCCAcaaggttggaaggtgtccagtatgctactggggaagaccAGAGAGCAATTACTAAAAGCTTCAGAAAGAATAAAGTGATTGggtcaaagtggaaatgatgttCAGCTGTacctggtgatgaaagtaaagtccaatgctgtaaagaatactgcacaggaacctggaacgttatgtccatgaatcaaggtgaattggatgtggccaagcaggagatggcaagagtgacatCAAATCTTaggtaggaatcagtgaactaaaatggatgggaatgggcgaatttaattcagatgaccattatatctactactgtgggcaagaatcccttagaagaaatgcagtagccctcataatcaacaagagaatctgaaatgcagtacttgagtgcaatctcaaaaatgacagcatgatcttggttcatttccaaggcaaaccattcaacatcacagtcagtgatgccgaagaagctgaagttgaccggttctatgaagaccttctgGAAGTAACACCaacaaaagatgttcttttcatcacaggcgattggaatgcaaaagcaggaaatcaagaaataacCAGAataatgaagcagagcaaaggctaacagagttttgtcaagagaatacactggtcatagcaaacatcttttTCCAACAagccaagagacaactctacacatgaacatcacaagatggtcaatactgaaatcagactgtgttctttgcagccaaagatggagaagctccatagagtcagcaaaaacaagacctggagctgactgtggttcataTCATGAgctccatattgcaaaattcaggcttaaactgaagaagtagggaaaaccactaggccattcaggtatgacctaaatcaaatcccttacgctTATACAGGGGAGGTAAAAAAGTCAAGGGATTAGACttaacagagtg is from Bos indicus isolate NIAB-ARS_2022 breed Sahiwal x Tharparkar chromosome 18, NIAB-ARS_B.indTharparkar_mat_pri_1.0, whole genome shotgun sequence and encodes:
- the CARMIL2 gene encoding capping protein, Arp2/3 and myosin-I linker protein 2 isoform X2, with product MAQTPDGISCELRGEITKFLWPKEAELLLKTWLPEREGAEQGHVLALLRWRAYLLHTCLPLRVDCTFSYLEVQAMVLQETPPQVTFELESLPELVLEFTGVAALEQLAQHIAAAIRKVFPRSTLGKLFRRPTPPSMLARLEKSSSSEATSPSSPCGGFSETYEALCDYNGFPFREEIQWVRVGPSLGALETSNSPGALRSPPYLLWSQASWRYFLPTQDVDTIYHRQGCRHFSLGDFSHLGSRDLALSVAALSYNLWFRCLSCVDMKLSLEVSEQILHMMNQSSHLEELVLETCGLRGDFVRRLAQALAGHTSSGLRELSLAGNLLDDRGVAALSRHLEKHPGALRRLSLAQTGLTPRGMRALGRALASNSAFDSALIHLDLSGNPGALGASEDRGGLYSFLSRPNVLTFLNLAGTDTALDTLFAALSRGGCSSLAHLDASRNVFSRTKSRAVPDALQLFLSRAGTLRHLGLAGCKLPPDALRALLEGLALNTHLNDLHLDLSACELRSAGAQVIQDLVCDAGAVSSLDLADNGFGSDMVTLVLAIGRSRSLRHVALGRNFNVRCKETLDDVLHRIVQLMQDDDCPLQSLSVAESRLKLGAGVLLRALGTNPNLTALDISGNAMGDTGAKMLAKALRVNTRLRSVVWDRNHTSALGLLDVAQALEQNHSLKAMPLPLNDVAQAQRSRPELTARAVHQIQACLLRNNRTDHTSTDCTSCPKPLGLGSDPSEQEVNELCQSVQEHVELLGCGAGPQGEAAVHQAEDAIQNANFSLSILPILYEAGSSPSHQWQLRQKLEGLLGQVGEVCRRDIQDFTQATLDTTRSLCPQTLQGPRWREQLEGVLGGSRGLPELLPEHLLQDAFTRLRNMRLSVTGTLAESIVAQAVAGLSAARDRLVESLAQQATEAMPPVIPALDGDESSPLGPGELEGLFFPEEKEKDDEEEQKDESPPQKWPESLHCLHLDSSTHSAAEELEPEPELAAPGEDAEPQAGPSARGSPSPAAPGPPAGPLPRMDLPPSGQPLRHPTRTRPRPRRQHHHRPPPGGPQVPPALPQEGNGLSARVDEGVEEFFSKRLIHQDRLWAPEEDPAAEGGTTPVPRTLRKKLGTLFAFKKPRSTRGSRPDLETSPGAAPRSRKTTLGDLLRPPARPGRGEEPAAGAEGGTSSPDPTRRSRPRYTRESKAYSLILLPAEEEETVGARPDKRRPLERGDTELAPSFEQRVQVMLQRIGVSRGSGSAEGKRKQSKDGEIKKAGSDGDIMDSSTEAPPISIKSRTHSVSADPSCRPGPGGQGPESATWKTLGQQLNAELRGRGWGQQDGPGPPSPCPSPSPRRSSPSPDSLGLPEDPCLGSRNEDGWLRPQPRLAGRRAVSVHEDQLQAPAASLPRSVCIPQTGPCGYSAPLSSSAGQSLRRLHLQA